The Kitasatospora albolonga nucleotide sequence CCCACGGGGCCTGCCGGAGGCGACCGTCGCGCTGCCCGCCGCCGGGCTCGTCGTAGGGCTCGGGGCGGTGTCCTGGCCCGAGGCGCGGGAACAGGTGGGGGAGCTGCTGCCCGTCGTCGGGTTCCTCGCCGCGATCCTCGTGCTGGCCCAGCTCTGCGCGGACGAGGGGCTCTTCCGGGCCGCCGGGGACTGGGTCGCCCGTGCCTGCCGGGGGCAGACCCGGCCGCTGCTCGGCGGGGTCTTCGGGGTGGCCGCGCTCGTCACCGCCGTGCTCAGCCTGGACGCCACCGTCGTCCTGCTCACCCCGGTCGTCCTCGCCACCGCCGCCCGGGTCGGCGCGCGGCCGCGCCCGTACGTCTACGCCTGCGCGCACCTCGCCAACTCCGCCTCCCTCCTGCTCCCCGTCTCCAACCTCACCAACCTTCTGGCGTTCACCGCGAGCGGCCTCTCCTTCACCCGGTTCGCCGCGCTGATGGCGCTGCCGTGGCTGGCCGCGATCGCCGTGGAGTACGTCGTGTTCCGGCGCGCGTTCCGGGACGACCTGGCTGCCGGGGCGCACGCGCCGGAGCCCGGGGCGGAGCGCACGCCCGTACCCGTCTTCACGCTCGTCGTGCTGGCGCTGACCCTGGCCGGGTTCGTCGTCACCTCGTTCGCGGGAGCCGAGCCGCTGTGGGCCGCGCTGGCGGGGGCGGCGGTCCTCGCCGTACGGGCGCTGGCCAGGCGGGAGACCACGCCCGCCGCCGTCGTCCGCTCGGCCAACCCGCTGTTCTGCCTCTTCGTCCTCGCCCTCGGCGTCGTCGTGAAGGCGGTCGTCGACAACGGCCTCGGGGACGGGATCGCCGCCCTTCTGCCCGACGGCGACACGCTCCCCGCGCTGCTCGGCGTCGCCGTGGTCGCGGCGCTGCTGGCCAACCTGATCAACAACCTGCCCGCGATCCTCGCGCTGCTCCCGATCGTCGCGGCGGCCGGGCCGGGACCGCTGCTGGCCGCGCTGATCGGGGTGAACATCGGCCCCAACCTCACCTACGTCGGATCGCTCGCCACCCTCCTCTGGCGCCGCATCCTGCACGCCCACGGGGACGCGCCCGAACTCGGCCGTTTCACCCGGCTGGGACTCGCGACCGTACCGGCGACGCTCCTCGCCTCGACCCTGGCGCTGTGGGCGTCGCTGCACCTCATCGGGGTGTAGGGCGCCTCTTGGACTTCTCGTCCGGCCTCTTGGACGTTCACCACCGGGCCGTACGCAGTCCTTCCCGACGCCACCTGACCTCACTAGCTTCCCGGCTGTAACCACCGATACCCGGGAGGCTCTTTTGACCACGGACATGTCACGGCGGCGGCTCTTCGCCCTCGGCGGGGGCGCGCTCGGCGCCGCTGCGGCCGGATCGTTCCTGCCGCCGTCGCTCCAGGCAGCCATCGCCGCGCAGCCCGCCCACGCGGCGGGGTCCGGCGGGCTCGGGGCCATCAAGCACGTGGTGATCCTCATGCAGGAGAACCGTTCCTTCGACCACTACTTCGGCACCCTGCGCGGCGTACGCGGCTTCGGCGACCGCAATGCCATCGAGCTGCCCACCGGGGGCACCGTCTTCGAGCAGCCCGGCGCGTCCGGCGCCGCTGTGCTGCCCTTCCCGGTGCGCGGCGCGGCCGAGGAGCAGAAGAAGGACCTCCAGTACATCGGCGCCCTCGACCACTCCTGGAACGGCGGCGCG carries:
- a CDS encoding arsenic transporter; translation: MGVLAFAVVRPRGLPEATVALPAAGLVVGLGAVSWPEAREQVGELLPVVGFLAAILVLAQLCADEGLFRAAGDWVARACRGQTRPLLGGVFGVAALVTAVLSLDATVVLLTPVVLATAARVGARPRPYVYACAHLANSASLLLPVSNLTNLLAFTASGLSFTRFAALMALPWLAAIAVEYVVFRRAFRDDLAAGAHAPEPGAERTPVPVFTLVVLALTLAGFVVTSFAGAEPLWAALAGAAVLAVRALARRETTPAAVVRSANPLFCLFVLALGVVVKAVVDNGLGDGIAALLPDGDTLPALLGVAVVAALLANLINNLPAILALLPIVAAAGPGPLLAALIGVNIGPNLTYVGSLATLLWRRILHAHGDAPELGRFTRLGLATVPATLLASTLALWASLHLIGV